One segment of Macaca fascicularis isolate 582-1 chromosome 4, T2T-MFA8v1.1 DNA contains the following:
- the CUL7 gene encoding cullin-7 isoform X3 produces the protein MVGELRYREFRVPLGPGLHAYPDELIRQRVGHDGHPEYQIRWLILRRADEGDGGSGQVDCKAEHILLWMSKDEIYANCHKMLGEDGQVIGPSQESAGEVGALDKSVLEEMETDVKSLIQRALRQLEECVGTIPPAPLLHTVHVLSAYASIEPLTGVFKDPRVLDLLMHMLSSPDYQIRWSAGRMIQALSSHDAGEGQCGEEGKAEGLGRLRDSQDTVAGASDLIRTRTQILLSLSQQEAIEKHLDFDSRCALLALFAQATLSEHPMSFEGIQLPQVPGRVLFSLVKRYLHVTSLLDQLNNSAAEPGAQNTSAPEELSGKRGQLELEFSMAMGTLISELVQAMRWDQATDRPRSSARFPGSIFQPQLADVSPGFPTAQAQPSFRRSRRFRPRSEFASGNTYALYVRDTLQPGMRVRMLDDYEEISAGDEGEFRQSNSGVPPVQVLWELTGRTYWVHWHMLEILGFEEDVEDMVEADEYQGAVASRVLGRALPAWRWRPMTELYAVPYVLPEDEDTEECEHLTLAEWWELLFFIKKLDGPDHQEVLQILQENLDGEILDDEILAELAVPIELAQDLLLTLPQRLNDSALRDLINCRVYKKYGPEALAGHSAYPSLLEAQQDVLLQAQAQVKDSEDAAKVEAKEPPSQSPNTPLQHLVEDYGPAGKILLDLEQALSSEGTQENKVKPLLLQLQRQPQPFLALMQSLDTPETNRALHLTVLRILKQLVDFPEALLLPWHEAVDACMACLRSPNTDREVLQELIFFLHRLTSVSRDYAVVLNQLGARDAISKALEKHLGKLELAQELRDMVFKCEKHAHLYRKLITNILGGCIQMVLGQIEDHRRTHRSINIPFFDVFLRYLCQGSSVEVKEDKCWEKVEVSSNPHRASKLTDHNPKTYWESNGSAGSHYITLHMHQGVLIRQLTLLVASEDSSYMPARVVVCGGDSASSLHTELNSVNVMPSASRVILLENLTRFWPIIQIRIKRCQQGGIDTRIRGLEILGPKPTFWPVFREQLCHHTRLFYMVRAQAWSQDMAEDRRSLLHLSSRLNGALRQEQNFADRFLPDDEAAQALGKTCWEALVSPVVQNITSPDEDGVSPLGWLLEQYLECQEAVFNPQSRGPAFFSRVRRLTHLLVHVEPCEAPPPVAATPRPKGRNRSHDWSCLATRGLPSSIMRNLTRCWQAVVEKQVNNFLTSSWRDDDFVPRYCEQFNILQNSSSELFGPRAAFLLALQNGCAGALLKLPFLKAAHVSEQFARHIDQQIQGSRIGGAQEMERLAQLQQCLQAVLIFSGLEIATTFEHYYQHYMADRLLGVVSSWLEGAVLEQIGPCFPNRLPQQMLQSLSTSKELQRQFHVYQLQRLDQELLKLEDTEKKIQVGHRDSGKEYKSEKEEGAGAAAAVDVTEGEEEEEENEDLYYEGAMPEVSVLVLSRHCWPVASICHTLNPRTCLPSYLRGTLNRYSNFYNKSQSHPALEQGSQRRLQWTWLGWAELQFGNQTLHVSTVQMWLLLYLNDLKAVSVESLLALSGLSEDMLNEAIGPLTSSRGPLDLHEQKDIPGGVLKIRDGSKEPRSRWDIVRLIPPQTYLQAEGEEGRNLEKRRNLLNCLIVRILKAHGDEGLHIDQLVCLVLEAWQKGPCPPRGLVSSLGRGSACSSTDVLSCILHLLGKGTLRRHDDRPQVLSYAVPVTVMEPHTESLNPGSSGPNPPLTFHTLQIRSRGVPYASCTATQSFSTFR, from the exons ATGGTGGGGGAACTCCGCTACAGGGAATTCAGGGTGCCCCTGGGGCCTGGCTTACATGCCTATCCTGATGAGCTGATCCGCCAGCGAGTGGGCCATGATGGGCATCCTGAGTACCAGATCCGTTGGCTCATCCTGCGGCGTGCCGATGAGGGTGACGGGGGCTCTGGCCAAGTGGACTGCAAGGCTGAGCACATCCTGCTGTGGATGTCCAAGGATGAGATCTATGCCAACTGCCACAAGATGCTGGGCGAGGATGGCCAGGTCATCGGGCCCTCCCAGGAGTCTGCAGGGGAGGTTGGGGCCCTGGACAAATCTGTGCTGGAGGAGATGGAAACCGATGTGAAGTCCCTCATTCAGAGAGCCCTTCGGCAGCTGGAGGAGTGTGTGGGCACCATCCCTCCTGCTCCTCTACTTCACACTGTCCACGTGCTCAGCGCCTATGCCAGCATCGAGCCCCTCACTGGGGTATTCAAGGACCCAAGAGTCCTGGACTTGCTCATGCACATGTTGAGTAGTCCCGATTATCAGATTCGCTGGAGCGCAGGCCGGATGATACAAGCCCTGTCCTCCCATGATGCTGGTGAGGGGCAgtgtggggaggaagggaaagcaGAAGGGCTGGGTCGGCTCAGGGACTCACAGGACACTGTGGCAGGAGCCTCTGATCTCATCA GGACCCGGACTCAAATCCTTCTGTCACTGAGCCAACAAGAAGCCATTGAGAAACACCTGGATTTTGACAGCCGCTGTGCTCTGCTAGCACTGTTTGCACAGGCCACGCTCTCTGAACATCCCATGTCTTTTGAGGGCATTCAGCTACCACAG GTCCCAGGAAGGGTGCTCTTCTCCCTCGTGAAGCGGTATTTGCATGTCACCTCGCTCCTGGATCAGCTGAACAACAGTGCTGCGGAGCCAGGAGCCCAGAACACTTCTGCTCCTGAGGAGTTGAGTGGGAAGAGGGGTCAACTGGAGCTGGAGTTCAGTATGGCCATGGGCACCCTGATCTCGGAGCTGGTGCAAGCCATGCGCTGGGACCAGGCCACAGACAGACCAAGGAGCTCAGCACGGTTCCCCGGTTccatcttccagcctcagctggCAGATGTGAGCCCAGGGTTCCCCACTGCCCAGGCTCAGCCCTCCTTCAGGAGGTCAAGACGTTTTCGCCCTCGTTCTGAGTTTGCAAGCGGCAATACCTATGCCTTGTATGTGCGGGACACACTGCAGCCGGGGATGCGAGTGCGGATGCTGGATGATTATGAGGAGATCAGTGCCGGGGATGAGGGCGAGTTTCGGCAGAGCAACAGCGGCGTGCCTCCTGTGCAG GTATTGTGGGAGTTAACAGGCCGCACCTATTGGGTGCACTGGCACATGCTGGAGATCTTGGGCTTTGAGGAAGACGTTGAGGACATGGTTGAGGCTGATGAGTACCAAGGGGCGGTGGCCAGTAGAGTCCTGGGTAGAG CCCTGCCCGCCTGGCGCTGGAGGCCCATGACGGAACTCTATGCTGTGCCTTATGTGCTGCCTGAGGATGAGGACACTGAGGAGTGTGAACACCTGACCCTGGCTGAGTGGTGGGAACTCCTCTTCTTCATCAAGAAGCTGGATGGACCTGACCATCAGGAGGTTCTCCAGATCCTCCAGGAGAACCTAGATGGGGAG ATTCTGGATGATGAGATCCTAGCTGAACTGGCCGTGCCCATAGAATTGGCCCAGGACTTGCTGCTGACTCTGCCACAGCGACTCAATGACAGTGCCCTCAGGGACCTGATCAACTGCCGTGTCTACAAGAAGTATGGGCCTGAAGCCCTAGCAGGGCACTCAGCCTACCCATCCCTTCTAGAAGCCCAACAAGATGTCCTCCTGCAAGCTCAGGCCCAGGTTAAGGACTCAGAAGATGCAGCCAAAGTGGAAG CAAAAGAACCCCCATCTCAGAGTCCCAACACTCCCCTGCAGCATCTCGTGGAGGATTATGGTCCAGCTGGGAAAATCCTCCTGGATCTAGAGCAAGCCCTCAGCTCGGAGGGGACGCAGGAGAACAAGGTCAAGCCACTCCTGCTGCAGCTGCAGCGGCAGCCCCAGCCCTTCCTGGCACTGATGCAGAGCCTGGACACTCCAGAGACTAACAGGGCCCTGCACCTGACTGTGCTGAG AATCCTGAAGCAGCTGGTAGACTTCCCTGAGGCACTGCTGCTCCCCTGGCACGAGGCCGTGGATGCCTGCATGGCCTGCCTGCGGTCCCCAAACACTGATCGAGAG GTGCTCCAGGAACTGATTTTCTTCCTGCACCGCCTGACCTCAGTGAGCAGGGACTATGCCGTGGTGCTGAATCAGCTGGGAGCAAGAGATGCCATCTCCAAGGCCCTGGAAAAGCACCTGGGAAAGCTGGAGCTGGCTCAGGAGCTGCGGGACATGGTGTTCAAGTGTGAGAAGCATGCCCACCTCTACCGCAAACTCATCACCAACATCCTGGGAGGCTGCATCCAG ATGGTGCTGGGCCAGATTGAAGACCACAGACGAACCCACCGGTCCATCAACATCCCTTTCTTTGATGTGTTCCTCAGATACTTATGCCAGG GCTCCAGTGTGGAAGTGAAGGAGGACAAGTGCTGGGAGAAGGTGGAGGTGTCCTCCAACCCACACCGGGCCAGCAAGCTGACGGACCACAACCCCAAGACCTACTGGGAGTCCAACGGCAGCGCCGGCTCCCACTACATCACCCTGCACATGCACCAGGGCGTCCTCATCAG gcAACTGACTCTGCTTGTGGCTAGCGAGGACTCAAGCTACATGCCGGCCCGAGTGGTGGTGTGTGGGGGTGATAGCGCTAGCTCTCTTCACACGGAACTCAACTCG GTGAATGTGATGCCCTCTGCCAGCCGGGTGATCCTCCTGGAGAACCTGACCCGCTTCTGGCCCATCATCCAGATCCGCATAAAGCGCTGCCAGCAG GGTGGCATTGATACGCGCATTCGGGGGTTAGAGATCCTAGGCCCCAAGCCCACGTTCTGGCCAGTGTTCCGGGAGCAACTCTGTCATCACACACGCCTCTTCTACATGGTTCGGGCGCAGGCCTGGAGCCAGGACATGGCAGAGGACCGCAGGAGCCTCCTGCACCTGAGTTCTAG ACTGAACGGGGCCCTGCGCCAGGAGCAGAATTTTGCTGACCGCTTCCTCCCTGACGACGAGGCTGCCCAAGCTCTGGGCAAGACCTGCTGGGAGGCCCTGGTCAGCCCCGTGGTGCAGAACATCACCTCCCCTG ATGAGGATGGCGTTAGCCCCCTGGGTTGGCTGCTGGAGCAGTACCTGGAGTGTCAGGAAGCTGTCTTCAACCCCCAGAGCCGCGGCCCAGCTTTCTTCTCGCGGGTGCGCCGTCTCACTCACCTGCTGGTGCATGTCGAGCCCTGCGAGGCACCCCCTCCTGTGGCGGCCACTCCTCGGCCCA AGGGCAGAAACAGAAGCCACGACTGGAGCTGCTTGGCTACCCGGGGCCTTCCAAGCAGCATCATGAGAAACCTGACGCGCTGTTGGCAAGCCGTGGTGGAGAAGCAG GTGAACAATTTTCTGACCTCATCCTGGCGGGATGATGACTTTGTGCCACGCTACTGTGAGCAATTTAATATTCTGCAGAACTCGAGCTCTGAACTGTTTGGGCCGCGGGCAGCCTTCTTGCTGGCGCTGCAGAATGGCTGTGCGGGAGCCTTGCTGAAGCTCCCTTTTCTCAAAGCTGCCCAT GTGAGTGAGCAGTTCGCCCGGCACATTGACCAGCAGATCCAGGGCAGCCGGATTGGTGGAGCCCAGGAAATGGAGAGGCTGGCACAGCTGCAGCAGTGCCTGCAAGCTGTCCTGATTTTCTCCGGCCTGGAGATAGCCACCACCTTTGAGCATTATTACCA GCACTACATGGCGGACCGTCTCCTGGGCGTGGTCTCGAGCTGGCTGGAGGGGGCCGTGCTGGAGCAGATTGGTCCCTGCTTCCCCAACCGCCTCCCCCAGCAGATGTTGCAGAGCCTGAGCACCTCTAAGGAGCTACAGCGCCAGTTCCACGTCTACCAGCTCCAGCGGCTGGATCAGGAACTCCTAAAGCTGGAggatacagagaagaaaatacag GTGGGCCATAGGGACAGTGGCAAGGAGTATAAGAGCGAGAAGGAAGAGGGAGCTGGGGCAGCAGCAGCGGTGGATGtgacagagggagaggaggaagaggaggagaatgaGGACCTCTACTATGAAGGGGCAATGCCAGAAGTGTCTGTGCTTGTCCTGTCCCGACACTGCTGGCCTGTTGCCTCAATCTGCCACACACTGAACCCCAGAACCTGCCTGCCCTCCTACCTGAGGGGCACTTTGAACAGATACTCCAACTTCTACAACAAGA GTCAGAGCCATCCTGCCCTCGAGCAAGGCTCACAGAGGCGACTGCAGTGGAcgtggctgggctgggctgagctgcAGTTTGGGAACCAGACCCTGCATGTGTCCACCGTGCAGATGTGGCTACTGCTGTATCTCAACGACCTGAAG GCGGTCTCTGTGGAGAGTCTGCTGGCGCTCTCAGGGCTCTCCGAAGACATGCTTAATGAGGCGATTGGGCCCCTCACCTCTTCAAGAGGCCCCCTGGACCTTCATGAGCAAAAGGATATACCAGGAG GGGTCCTCAAGATTCGAGATGGCAGCAAGGAACCCAGGTCGAGATGGGACATTGTGCGGCTCATCCCACCTCAGACATACCTGCAAGCTGAGGGTGAAGAGGGCCGGAACTTGGAGAAGAGACGGAATCTTCTGAACTGCCTCATCGTCCGAATCCTCAAGGCCCATGGGGATGAGGGGCTGCACATTGACCAGCTTGTCTGTCTG GTGCTGGAGGCTTGGCAGAAGGGCCCATGTCCTCCCAGGGGTTTGGTCAGCAGCCTTGGTAGGGGGTCTGCCTGCAGCAGCACTGACGTCCTCTCCTGCATCCTGCACCTCCTGGGCAAGGGCACGCTGAGACGCCATGATGACCGGCCGCAGGTGCTGTCCTATGCAGTCCCTGTGACTGTCATGGAGCCTCACACCGAGTCCCTGAACCCAGGCTCCTCAGGCCCCAACCCACCCCTCACCTTCCATACCCTGCAGATTCGCTCCCGGGGTGTGCCCTATGCCTCCTGCACTGCCACCCAGAGCTTCTCTACCTTCCGGTAG
- the CUL7 gene encoding cullin-7 isoform X5 yields MTELYAVPYVLPEDEDTEECEHLTLAEWWELLFFIKKLDGPDHQEVLQILQENLDGEILDDEILAELAVPIELAQDLLLTLPQRLNDSALRDLINCRVYKKYGPEALAGHSAYPSLLEAQQDVLLQAQAQVKDSEDAAKVEAKEPPSQSPNTPLQHLVEDYGPAGKILLDLEQALSSEGTQENKVKPLLLQLQRQPQPFLALMQSLDTPETNRALHLTVLRILKQLVDFPEALLLPWHEAVDACMACLRSPNTDREVLQELIFFLHRLTSVSRDYAVVLNQLGARDAISKALEKHLGKLELAQELRDMVFKCEKHAHLYRKLITNILGGCIQMVLGQIEDHRRTHRSINIPFFDVFLRYLCQGSSVEVKEDKCWEKVEVSSNPHRASKLTDHNPKTYWESNGSAGSHYITLHMHQGVLIRQLTLLVASEDSSYMPARVVVCGGDSASSLHTELNSVNVMPSASRVILLENLTRFWPIIQIRIKRCQQGGIDTRIRGLEILGPKPTFWPVFREQLCHHTRLFYMVRAQAWSQDMAEDRRSLLHLSSRLNGALRQEQNFADRFLPDDEAAQALGKTCWEALVSPVVQNITSPDEDGVSPLGWLLEQYLECQEAVFNPQSRGPAFFSRVRRLTHLLVHVEPCEAPPPVAATPRPKGRNRSHDWSCLATRGLPSSIMRNLTRCWQAVVEKQVNNFLTSSWRDDDFVPRYCEQFNILQNSSSELFGPRAAFLLALQNGCAGALLKLPFLKAAHVSEQFARHIDQQIQGSRIGGAQEMERLAQLQQCLQAVLIFSGLEIATTFEHYYQHYMADRLLGVVSSWLEGAVLEQIGPCFPNRLPQQMLQSLSTSKELQRQFHVYQLQRLDQELLKLEDTEKKIQVGHRDSGKEYKSEKEEGAGAAAAVDVTEGEEEEEENEDLYYEGAMPEVSVLVLSRHCWPVASICHTLNPRTCLPSYLRGTLNRYSNFYNKSQSHPALEQGSQRRLQWTWLGWAELQFGNQTLHVSTVQMWLLLYLNDLKAVSVESLLALSGLSEDMLNEAIGPLTSSRGPLDLHEQKDIPGGVLKIRDGSKEPRSRWDIVRLIPPQTYLQAEGEEGRNLEKRRNLLNCLIVRILKAHGDEGLHIDQLVCLVLEAWQKGPCPPRGLVSSLGRGSACSSTDVLSCILHLLGKGTLRRHDDRPQVLSYAVPVTVMEPHTESLNPGSSGPNPPLTFHTLQIRSRGVPYASCTATQSFSTFR; encoded by the exons ATGACGGAACTCTATGCTGTGCCTTATGTGCTGCCTGAGGATGAGGACACTGAGGAGTGTGAACACCTGACCCTGGCTGAGTGGTGGGAACTCCTCTTCTTCATCAAGAAGCTGGATGGACCTGACCATCAGGAGGTTCTCCAGATCCTCCAGGAGAACCTAGATGGGGAG ATTCTGGATGATGAGATCCTAGCTGAACTGGCCGTGCCCATAGAATTGGCCCAGGACTTGCTGCTGACTCTGCCACAGCGACTCAATGACAGTGCCCTCAGGGACCTGATCAACTGCCGTGTCTACAAGAAGTATGGGCCTGAAGCCCTAGCAGGGCACTCAGCCTACCCATCCCTTCTAGAAGCCCAACAAGATGTCCTCCTGCAAGCTCAGGCCCAGGTTAAGGACTCAGAAGATGCAGCCAAAGTGGAAG CAAAAGAACCCCCATCTCAGAGTCCCAACACTCCCCTGCAGCATCTCGTGGAGGATTATGGTCCAGCTGGGAAAATCCTCCTGGATCTAGAGCAAGCCCTCAGCTCGGAGGGGACGCAGGAGAACAAGGTCAAGCCACTCCTGCTGCAGCTGCAGCGGCAGCCCCAGCCCTTCCTGGCACTGATGCAGAGCCTGGACACTCCAGAGACTAACAGGGCCCTGCACCTGACTGTGCTGAG AATCCTGAAGCAGCTGGTAGACTTCCCTGAGGCACTGCTGCTCCCCTGGCACGAGGCCGTGGATGCCTGCATGGCCTGCCTGCGGTCCCCAAACACTGATCGAGAG GTGCTCCAGGAACTGATTTTCTTCCTGCACCGCCTGACCTCAGTGAGCAGGGACTATGCCGTGGTGCTGAATCAGCTGGGAGCAAGAGATGCCATCTCCAAGGCCCTGGAAAAGCACCTGGGAAAGCTGGAGCTGGCTCAGGAGCTGCGGGACATGGTGTTCAAGTGTGAGAAGCATGCCCACCTCTACCGCAAACTCATCACCAACATCCTGGGAGGCTGCATCCAG ATGGTGCTGGGCCAGATTGAAGACCACAGACGAACCCACCGGTCCATCAACATCCCTTTCTTTGATGTGTTCCTCAGATACTTATGCCAGG GCTCCAGTGTGGAAGTGAAGGAGGACAAGTGCTGGGAGAAGGTGGAGGTGTCCTCCAACCCACACCGGGCCAGCAAGCTGACGGACCACAACCCCAAGACCTACTGGGAGTCCAACGGCAGCGCCGGCTCCCACTACATCACCCTGCACATGCACCAGGGCGTCCTCATCAG gcAACTGACTCTGCTTGTGGCTAGCGAGGACTCAAGCTACATGCCGGCCCGAGTGGTGGTGTGTGGGGGTGATAGCGCTAGCTCTCTTCACACGGAACTCAACTCG GTGAATGTGATGCCCTCTGCCAGCCGGGTGATCCTCCTGGAGAACCTGACCCGCTTCTGGCCCATCATCCAGATCCGCATAAAGCGCTGCCAGCAG GGTGGCATTGATACGCGCATTCGGGGGTTAGAGATCCTAGGCCCCAAGCCCACGTTCTGGCCAGTGTTCCGGGAGCAACTCTGTCATCACACACGCCTCTTCTACATGGTTCGGGCGCAGGCCTGGAGCCAGGACATGGCAGAGGACCGCAGGAGCCTCCTGCACCTGAGTTCTAG ACTGAACGGGGCCCTGCGCCAGGAGCAGAATTTTGCTGACCGCTTCCTCCCTGACGACGAGGCTGCCCAAGCTCTGGGCAAGACCTGCTGGGAGGCCCTGGTCAGCCCCGTGGTGCAGAACATCACCTCCCCTG ATGAGGATGGCGTTAGCCCCCTGGGTTGGCTGCTGGAGCAGTACCTGGAGTGTCAGGAAGCTGTCTTCAACCCCCAGAGCCGCGGCCCAGCTTTCTTCTCGCGGGTGCGCCGTCTCACTCACCTGCTGGTGCATGTCGAGCCCTGCGAGGCACCCCCTCCTGTGGCGGCCACTCCTCGGCCCA AGGGCAGAAACAGAAGCCACGACTGGAGCTGCTTGGCTACCCGGGGCCTTCCAAGCAGCATCATGAGAAACCTGACGCGCTGTTGGCAAGCCGTGGTGGAGAAGCAG GTGAACAATTTTCTGACCTCATCCTGGCGGGATGATGACTTTGTGCCACGCTACTGTGAGCAATTTAATATTCTGCAGAACTCGAGCTCTGAACTGTTTGGGCCGCGGGCAGCCTTCTTGCTGGCGCTGCAGAATGGCTGTGCGGGAGCCTTGCTGAAGCTCCCTTTTCTCAAAGCTGCCCAT GTGAGTGAGCAGTTCGCCCGGCACATTGACCAGCAGATCCAGGGCAGCCGGATTGGTGGAGCCCAGGAAATGGAGAGGCTGGCACAGCTGCAGCAGTGCCTGCAAGCTGTCCTGATTTTCTCCGGCCTGGAGATAGCCACCACCTTTGAGCATTATTACCA GCACTACATGGCGGACCGTCTCCTGGGCGTGGTCTCGAGCTGGCTGGAGGGGGCCGTGCTGGAGCAGATTGGTCCCTGCTTCCCCAACCGCCTCCCCCAGCAGATGTTGCAGAGCCTGAGCACCTCTAAGGAGCTACAGCGCCAGTTCCACGTCTACCAGCTCCAGCGGCTGGATCAGGAACTCCTAAAGCTGGAggatacagagaagaaaatacag GTGGGCCATAGGGACAGTGGCAAGGAGTATAAGAGCGAGAAGGAAGAGGGAGCTGGGGCAGCAGCAGCGGTGGATGtgacagagggagaggaggaagaggaggagaatgaGGACCTCTACTATGAAGGGGCAATGCCAGAAGTGTCTGTGCTTGTCCTGTCCCGACACTGCTGGCCTGTTGCCTCAATCTGCCACACACTGAACCCCAGAACCTGCCTGCCCTCCTACCTGAGGGGCACTTTGAACAGATACTCCAACTTCTACAACAAGA GTCAGAGCCATCCTGCCCTCGAGCAAGGCTCACAGAGGCGACTGCAGTGGAcgtggctgggctgggctgagctgcAGTTTGGGAACCAGACCCTGCATGTGTCCACCGTGCAGATGTGGCTACTGCTGTATCTCAACGACCTGAAG GCGGTCTCTGTGGAGAGTCTGCTGGCGCTCTCAGGGCTCTCCGAAGACATGCTTAATGAGGCGATTGGGCCCCTCACCTCTTCAAGAGGCCCCCTGGACCTTCATGAGCAAAAGGATATACCAGGAG GGGTCCTCAAGATTCGAGATGGCAGCAAGGAACCCAGGTCGAGATGGGACATTGTGCGGCTCATCCCACCTCAGACATACCTGCAAGCTGAGGGTGAAGAGGGCCGGAACTTGGAGAAGAGACGGAATCTTCTGAACTGCCTCATCGTCCGAATCCTCAAGGCCCATGGGGATGAGGGGCTGCACATTGACCAGCTTGTCTGTCTG GTGCTGGAGGCTTGGCAGAAGGGCCCATGTCCTCCCAGGGGTTTGGTCAGCAGCCTTGGTAGGGGGTCTGCCTGCAGCAGCACTGACGTCCTCTCCTGCATCCTGCACCTCCTGGGCAAGGGCACGCTGAGACGCCATGATGACCGGCCGCAGGTGCTGTCCTATGCAGTCCCTGTGACTGTCATGGAGCCTCACACCGAGTCCCTGAACCCAGGCTCCTCAGGCCCCAACCCACCCCTCACCTTCCATACCCTGCAGATTCGCTCCCGGGGTGTGCCCTATGCCTCCTGCACTGCCACCCAGAGCTTCTCTACCTTCCGGTAG